One Bradyrhizobium sp. CCGB12 genomic window carries:
- a CDS encoding amino acid ABC transporter ATP-binding protein, whose product MQQNLSSSEPIVSLRDVQKSFGSLRVLDGVSFAVARGEVLALIGRSGSGKSTALRCIDRFEKVDGGEIVVCGHRVDRPDVDLRALRQDVGIVFQSYNLFPHLTIEQNITLAPCAVKGMTGSQARDLARKVLAQVGLEEKLHAYPEQLSGGQQQRAAIARSLAMQPKVMLFDEVTSALDPELTGEVLKVIEQLAADGMTMVMVTHEMGFAKGIADRIVFMHRGKVHETGPASILTSPTTPELTQFVGTGNLKS is encoded by the coding sequence ATGCAGCAGAACCTCTCCTCCTCCGAACCCATCGTGTCGCTCCGCGACGTGCAGAAGAGCTTCGGCTCGCTCCGCGTGCTCGACGGTGTCTCCTTTGCCGTCGCACGTGGCGAGGTGCTGGCGCTGATCGGCCGCTCCGGCTCCGGCAAGAGCACGGCGCTGCGCTGCATCGACCGCTTCGAGAAGGTCGACGGCGGCGAGATCGTCGTCTGCGGACATCGGGTCGACCGTCCCGATGTCGACCTGCGCGCGCTGCGACAGGATGTCGGCATAGTGTTCCAGAGCTACAATCTGTTTCCGCACCTCACGATCGAGCAGAACATCACGCTCGCGCCCTGCGCGGTTAAGGGCATGACCGGCTCGCAGGCCAGGGACCTCGCACGAAAAGTGCTCGCGCAGGTCGGGCTCGAGGAGAAGCTGCATGCCTATCCCGAGCAGCTCTCGGGCGGCCAGCAGCAGCGCGCGGCGATCGCCCGTTCGCTGGCGATGCAGCCCAAGGTGATGCTGTTCGACGAGGTCACCTCTGCGCTCGATCCCGAGCTCACCGGCGAGGTGCTGAAGGTGATCGAGCAGCTGGCGGCGGACGGCATGACCATGGTGATGGTCACCCACGAGATGGGCTTTGCCAAGGGCATCGCCGACCGGATCGTGTTCATGCATCGCGGCAAGGTCCACGAGACCGGACCCGCCTCGATCCTGACGTCACCAACGACACCGGAGCTCACCCAATTCGTGGGCACTGGAAACCTAAAATCATAA
- a CDS encoding NAD(P)-dependent oxidoreductase: MRRCASILPSATNIGGVPWSATSTRPAPQADCGQARRSRRQSTKKRTDNMGRNDKGKAGFIGIGTMGREMVRNLLAAGHAVRVFDLNEAALTDSVKEGATRANSPADAAQGADIVITMLPDTPHVEATIYGEHGLLKSPPPGKLIVDMSTISPVAVRRIHADLQKAGVSFIDAPVSGGPVGAKNAALSIMAGGDAEAFAKAEPFFRAMGTTITHVGASGAGQTVKLCNQLICGINIQAICEALALGRASGLDLNLLRRVLLGGSAASWMLDKLGPAMIAGDVSAGFRIDLQLKDLRLVQEHAQALSVPLPGTALVTSQYVDARAHGEGSNGNQALFRVYDRMTNQTTG; the protein is encoded by the coding sequence ATGCGACGCTGCGCAAGCATTTTGCCATCGGCGACGAATATCGGCGGCGTGCCGTGGTCGGCGACATCGACAAGACCAGCGCCTCAGGCTGATTGCGGACAGGCCAGACGATCAAGACGCCAATCAACCAAGAAACGGACTGACAACATGGGACGGAACGACAAGGGCAAGGCCGGCTTCATCGGCATCGGCACGATGGGCCGGGAGATGGTGCGCAACCTGCTGGCGGCCGGCCACGCGGTCCGCGTCTTCGACCTGAACGAAGCCGCGCTGACTGACAGCGTCAAGGAAGGCGCGACCCGCGCCAACAGCCCTGCCGATGCCGCGCAAGGCGCCGACATCGTCATCACCATGCTGCCCGACACGCCCCATGTCGAGGCGACGATTTACGGTGAACACGGCCTGCTGAAGTCGCCTCCCCCCGGCAAGCTCATCGTCGACATGAGCACGATCTCGCCGGTCGCCGTCCGCCGCATCCATGCCGACCTGCAAAAGGCCGGCGTCAGCTTCATCGACGCGCCGGTCTCGGGCGGCCCCGTCGGCGCGAAGAACGCTGCGCTTTCGATCATGGCCGGTGGCGATGCTGAAGCATTTGCCAAGGCCGAGCCGTTCTTCCGCGCGATGGGCACGACCATCACGCATGTCGGCGCGTCCGGCGCCGGCCAGACCGTCAAGCTCTGCAATCAGCTGATCTGCGGCATCAACATCCAGGCGATCTGCGAGGCCCTCGCGCTTGGTCGCGCTTCGGGCCTCGACCTCAATCTGCTACGCCGGGTGCTGCTCGGTGGTTCCGCCGCCTCATGGATGCTCGACAAGCTCGGCCCCGCGATGATCGCGGGCGACGTCTCCGCCGGCTTCCGGATCGATCTGCAGCTCAAGGATCTTCGCCTGGTGCAGGAGCACGCGCAGGCGCTGAGCGTGCCGCTGCCCGGCACCGCGCTCGTCACCAGTCAATATGTGGACGCGCGCGCACATGGCGAAGGCAGCAACGGCAACCAGGCGCTGTTCCGCGTCTACGACCGCATGACCAACCAGACAACCGGCTGA
- a CDS encoding exodeoxyribonuclease III: MKIATFNINNINRRLPNLLAWLRVAKPDVVALQELKASDGEFPAAAIEKAGYRAVWCGQKTWNGVAILARNAEPVLTRDRLPGRPGDHEARYIEAAVRGVIVTSIYLPNGNPQPGPKFDYKLDWFARLKRHAKTFIKQDLPVVLAGDYNVAPDEIDIYPTRSWDKDALIQPKSRAAFASLVAQGWCDAIREQHPEQRIYTFWDYKRNRWPRDAGLRLDHLLLSPALVSRLAKAGVDKKIRGEDGASDHAPAWVVLR; this comes from the coding sequence ATGAAGATTGCGACATTCAACATCAACAACATCAATCGCCGCCTGCCCAATCTCCTGGCATGGCTGCGTGTGGCGAAGCCCGATGTCGTCGCGCTTCAGGAGTTGAAGGCAAGTGATGGCGAATTTCCGGCAGCCGCCATCGAAAAGGCCGGTTATCGCGCGGTGTGGTGTGGACAGAAGACCTGGAACGGCGTCGCCATCCTCGCCCGCAACGCCGAGCCTGTGCTGACGCGCGACCGGTTGCCGGGACGACCCGGAGATCACGAGGCTCGCTACATCGAGGCCGCCGTGCGCGGTGTCATCGTCACCAGCATCTACCTGCCGAACGGCAATCCTCAGCCGGGGCCGAAATTCGACTACAAGCTCGACTGGTTCGCGCGGCTCAAGCGCCACGCCAAGACCTTCATCAAGCAGGACCTGCCGGTCGTGCTCGCCGGTGATTACAACGTCGCGCCTGATGAGATCGACATCTACCCGACGCGCTCATGGGACAAGGATGCTCTGATCCAGCCGAAGAGCCGCGCGGCGTTTGCCTCGCTGGTCGCGCAGGGCTGGTGCGACGCGATCCGCGAGCAGCACCCGGAGCAGCGCATCTACACGTTCTGGGATTACAAGCGAAACCGCTGGCCGCGCGATGCGGGTCTGCGGCTCGATCATCTCCTGCTCAGCCCTGCCCTCGTCTCGCGCCTGGCGAAGGCCGGCGTCGACAAGAAGATCCGCGGCGAGGATGGCGCGAGCGACCACGCGCCGGCATGGGTGGTGCTGCGGTGA
- a CDS encoding amino acid ABC transporter permease: MGGHLNVNHLMFLGHGALWTIGLSVIALIGGGIVGFVIALARISPLRSVRIASAVYVQLIQGTPLLVILFLGYFGLAAIGLQVSPLAAAGASLTLYVAAYLGEIWRGCIQSVPKPQWEAAEGLALSRTQRMTKVILPQAIRIATPPTVGFMVQIIKNTSLASVVGFVELMRSGQIVNNSLFEPFAIYAIIAVTYFAMCYPLSLVSQRLERRMGRGRSNLAPA, encoded by the coding sequence ATGGGCGGACATCTCAACGTCAATCACCTGATGTTCCTCGGCCACGGCGCGCTGTGGACCATTGGCCTATCCGTGATCGCGCTGATCGGCGGCGGCATCGTCGGCTTCGTGATTGCGCTGGCGCGCATCTCGCCGCTTAGATCGGTCCGGATCGCCAGCGCAGTCTATGTCCAGCTCATCCAGGGCACGCCGCTGCTCGTCATCCTCTTCCTCGGCTATTTCGGTCTCGCCGCGATCGGCCTGCAGGTCTCGCCGCTCGCGGCTGCCGGCGCCTCGCTGACGCTGTATGTCGCCGCTTATCTCGGCGAGATCTGGCGCGGCTGCATCCAGTCCGTGCCGAAGCCGCAATGGGAAGCCGCCGAAGGCCTGGCGCTGAGCCGGACCCAGCGCATGACGAAGGTGATCTTGCCGCAGGCGATCCGCATCGCGACGCCGCCAACCGTCGGCTTCATGGTGCAGATCATCAAGAACACCTCGCTCGCCTCCGTGGTCGGCTTCGTCGAGCTGATGCGCTCGGGCCAGATCGTCAACAACTCGCTGTTCGAGCCGTTCGCCATCTACGCCATCATCGCCGTCACCTATTTCGCCATGTGCTATCCGCTGTCGCTGGTCAGCCAAAGGCTGGAACGGCGGATGGGGCGTGGCAGATCCAACCTCGCGCCGGCCTGA
- a CDS encoding cysteine rich repeat-containing protein, with translation MSKLSFVAIALVIAFSGGAAAQSSDPRGACKADYDKFCAGIAPGGGIVACLNAKRDQLSATCKAALDNRKKK, from the coding sequence ATGTCCAAGTTGAGCTTTGTTGCCATCGCACTCGTCATCGCGTTCTCCGGAGGCGCAGCGGCACAATCGTCCGATCCGCGCGGTGCGTGCAAGGCGGACTATGACAAATTCTGCGCCGGCATCGCGCCGGGCGGCGGCATCGTCGCATGTCTCAACGCCAAGCGCGATCAGCTCAGCGCGACCTGCAAGGCGGCGCTGGATAATCGGAAGAAGAAGTAA
- the alr gene encoding alanine racemase, producing MASDPKMTPQSGLLSAEANQAAALAAYGGVLTVDLDAIIANWRKLEKTAVPAECSAVVKADAYGCGAAEVARALSKAGCKTFFVATIEEARKVRAAVPEPTIYVLGGYFQNTGEHYAKINCRPVIGDLNELAEWDVFCRRTGWNGGAAVHIDTGMNRLGLTLADAQAIIPRINAGDHGITLVMSHLVSAEQLNSPVNARQLASFRGIASEFSGVPAALANSSGIFLGAPFQFDLVRPGAALYGVNPTPEADNPMQQVVDLKARIVQIRNVERGETVGYGGTWTARRPTKLAIIAVGYADGYFRAASSNDGTRGAEVIVAGKRCPVAGRVSMDLIAIDITDLPPNAVRRGHMVTLLGEGITVDELAHHFGTIGYEVLTSLGHRYARVYRGGNVEEPLAKPAPTQAAEQPPSPPPIEQPAAPPPLPG from the coding sequence ATGGCGTCCGACCCGAAAATGACCCCGCAATCCGGCCTTCTCTCCGCGGAGGCCAACCAGGCTGCCGCACTCGCTGCCTATGGCGGCGTGCTCACCGTCGATCTCGACGCCATCATCGCCAATTGGCGCAAGCTCGAGAAGACGGCGGTGCCGGCCGAATGTTCTGCGGTGGTCAAGGCCGACGCCTATGGCTGCGGCGCCGCCGAGGTCGCGCGTGCGCTGAGCAAGGCCGGCTGCAAGACCTTCTTCGTTGCGACCATCGAGGAGGCGCGCAAGGTGCGCGCGGCCGTGCCGGAGCCCACGATCTACGTGCTCGGCGGCTACTTCCAGAACACCGGCGAGCACTATGCAAAGATCAACTGCCGACCGGTGATCGGCGATCTCAACGAGCTCGCCGAATGGGACGTGTTCTGCCGCCGCACCGGCTGGAACGGCGGCGCCGCCGTTCACATCGATACCGGCATGAACCGGCTGGGCCTTACGCTTGCGGACGCGCAGGCCATCATCCCCCGCATCAATGCCGGCGATCACGGCATCACCCTGGTGATGAGCCACCTGGTCTCGGCCGAGCAACTCAACAGCCCGGTCAATGCACGACAGCTCGCTTCCTTCCGCGGCATCGCCAGCGAGTTCTCGGGCGTGCCGGCAGCGCTCGCCAACTCCTCCGGCATCTTCCTGGGCGCGCCCTTCCAGTTCGACCTGGTGCGGCCGGGGGCTGCGCTCTACGGTGTCAACCCGACGCCGGAGGCCGACAATCCGATGCAGCAGGTGGTCGACCTCAAAGCGCGCATCGTGCAGATCCGCAATGTCGAGCGCGGCGAGACCGTCGGCTATGGCGGCACCTGGACCGCACGGCGGCCGACCAAGCTCGCGATCATCGCGGTCGGCTATGCCGACGGCTACTTCCGCGCCGCCAGCTCCAATGACGGCACCCGCGGCGCCGAGGTCATCGTGGCCGGCAAGCGCTGCCCGGTCGCGGGCCGCGTCTCCATGGACCTGATCGCCATCGACATCACCGACCTGCCGCCGAACGCCGTGCGGCGCGGCCACATGGTGACGCTGCTTGGCGAGGGCATCACCGTCGACGAGCTCGCGCATCATTTCGGCACGATTGGCTACGAGGTGCTGACCAGCCTCGGCCACCGCTACGCCCGCGTCTACAGGGGCGGCAATGTGGAGGAGCCGCTGGCAAAGCCGGCTCCCACGCAGGCGGCCGAGCAACCTCCCTCACCGCCGCCGATCGAGCAGCCCGCGGCCCCGCCGCCGCTGCCGGGCTGA
- a CDS encoding potassium channel family protein has translation MTLTSLRSSVRRLYEGATPTGVRFRYALLAFDLVTVLFIIGTSFLHPSEIIEAFDVLFGVMLLADFSARLLVDRHPFRKFSQLATWADMVAIVSFLAPLAGEAGGFLRILRTLGLLRDYQMLVRLRIDSPFFRRNEEVIFAVTNLAVFIFVMTGIVYETQKFRNDEIRNYADALYFTVTALTTTGFGDITLSGTVGRLITVVIMIFGVTLFFNLARALLSPHKVRFPCPACGLQRHDADAVHCKACGTVLNIPDEGAT, from the coding sequence GTGACCCTCACGTCCCTGAGAAGCAGCGTCCGCCGCCTTTACGAGGGCGCAACGCCGACCGGCGTGCGTTTCCGCTATGCGCTGCTCGCGTTCGATCTGGTGACGGTGCTGTTCATCATCGGAACCTCGTTCCTGCATCCCAGTGAGATCATCGAAGCGTTCGATGTCCTGTTTGGCGTCATGCTGCTTGCTGACTTCTCGGCGCGGCTCCTCGTTGATCGGCATCCGTTTCGAAAATTCAGTCAGCTCGCGACGTGGGCCGACATGGTCGCGATCGTATCCTTCCTGGCACCACTCGCGGGCGAGGCGGGCGGCTTTCTCCGGATCCTGCGGACATTGGGGCTGCTTCGTGACTACCAGATGCTGGTGAGGTTGCGGATCGATTCTCCGTTCTTTCGTCGCAACGAGGAAGTCATCTTCGCCGTCACGAACCTCGCCGTTTTCATCTTCGTCATGACCGGGATCGTCTACGAGACCCAGAAGTTTCGCAACGACGAGATCAGGAACTATGCCGATGCCCTGTATTTCACCGTCACGGCGCTGACGACGACCGGCTTTGGCGACATTACCCTGTCGGGTACGGTCGGTCGTCTGATCACCGTCGTGATCATGATTTTTGGCGTCACTCTGTTCTTCAATCTCGCCCGCGCGCTCCTCAGTCCCCACAAGGTGCGATTTCCGTGCCCGGCATGCGGGCTTCAGAGGCACGATGCCGACGCCGTGCATTGCAAGGCCTGTGGCACCGTTCTCAATATTCCGGATGAAGGGGCGACCTGA
- a CDS encoding transporter substrate-binding domain-containing protein, giving the protein MTNKRLLGTAAALFGLVMMAATPASANLLDDIMKAKKIRISTDLAIPPSGMMDSSMKPTGSDVEVAQLLAKDWGLELEFIQTTGATRIPNVLTGKADIIISTLSVTPDRAKVIDFTKRYATLQSDVGCLKSSTVKDWPDLKDKSIGVSRGTTQDTTLSNMKDKDLKIARYDDDATMVTAAVSGQVDCVASSATIINQIGVKNPSRVFESRIPLATFDLAIGLKKGEQPLMDKLNAWITENVKNGKLNAIYKKFHGVELPPDMRS; this is encoded by the coding sequence ATGACAAACAAGAGATTGCTGGGCACGGCCGCCGCGCTATTCGGCCTCGTGATGATGGCGGCGACGCCGGCATCGGCCAATTTGCTCGACGACATCATGAAGGCGAAAAAGATCCGCATCTCGACGGATCTCGCCATTCCGCCCTCGGGCATGATGGATTCCAGCATGAAGCCGACCGGCTCCGACGTCGAAGTGGCCCAGCTGCTCGCCAAGGACTGGGGGCTGGAGCTGGAATTCATCCAGACCACCGGCGCGACCCGCATCCCGAACGTCCTGACCGGCAAGGCCGACATCATCATCTCGACCCTGTCGGTGACGCCGGACCGCGCCAAGGTGATCGACTTCACCAAGCGCTATGCGACGCTGCAATCCGATGTCGGCTGCCTGAAGTCGTCGACCGTCAAGGACTGGCCCGACCTGAAGGACAAATCGATCGGCGTCTCGCGCGGCACCACGCAGGACACCACGCTGTCCAACATGAAGGACAAGGACCTGAAGATCGCGCGCTACGACGACGATGCCACCATGGTGACGGCGGCGGTCTCCGGCCAGGTCGACTGCGTCGCATCGTCCGCGACGATCATCAACCAGATCGGGGTGAAGAATCCCTCGCGCGTGTTCGAATCCAGGATTCCGCTGGCGACCTTCGATCTCGCCATCGGCCTGAAGAAGGGCGAGCAGCCTCTGATGGACAAGCTCAACGCCTGGATCACCGAGAACGTCAAGAACGGCAAGCTCAACGCAATCTACAAGAAATTCCACGGGGTGGAGCTGCCACCCGACATGCGCAGCTGA
- a CDS encoding succinylglutamate desuccinylase/aspartoacylase family protein yields MPDNSEKGLDRRNFLIASIATAGASAAFAVNANAAGEAPAASGGTVYTGDVIQGKKVISALDVNDLEPGQKHLLYFQGVQMPTGKHWNVSVVVAKGVRPGKRALLISGVHGDEMSSIHTVMTVMNQLDPKSMSGTVMAVTDVSRPALESMQRRWSNVGLGADFVDMNRVWPGDENGLTPTSRHAGLLFNRLLRPNADFAIDFHTGATGFSASAFNLGDMNIPQVKAMLELFPVTQIFNNPVYPVVLHNALIDVGIPAFCSEIGPARVLTPDMIDLFVEGTMNVLKHHGIVSGPMGKTGKDVTVFIGNSGFPIIATEAGFVEPLVKLHDRVNPGQKVAIQRNSFGEIVAEYKSSVTGEIFALRTDMTSEPGNPLLFILFEKPTREGMESYPE; encoded by the coding sequence ATGCCAGACAATTCCGAAAAAGGTCTCGATCGCCGCAACTTCTTGATTGCATCTATCGCCACCGCTGGAGCCTCGGCCGCCTTCGCTGTCAACGCTAACGCTGCTGGCGAAGCGCCGGCCGCGTCGGGGGGAACCGTCTATACCGGCGATGTGATCCAGGGGAAGAAGGTCATCAGCGCGCTGGACGTCAACGACCTTGAGCCCGGGCAGAAGCATCTCCTCTATTTTCAGGGCGTGCAGATGCCTACGGGTAAACACTGGAATGTGTCGGTGGTGGTCGCGAAGGGGGTAAGGCCAGGCAAGCGCGCCCTTCTGATCAGTGGTGTGCACGGCGACGAGATGAGCTCAATCCATACGGTCATGACCGTGATGAACCAGCTCGACCCCAAAAGTATGTCGGGCACGGTGATGGCGGTCACCGATGTGTCTCGCCCCGCCTTGGAAAGCATGCAGCGGCGATGGTCCAACGTGGGGTTGGGTGCCGACTTCGTAGACATGAACCGAGTATGGCCGGGAGACGAAAACGGCCTCACCCCAACCAGCCGACATGCGGGGTTGCTGTTCAATCGTCTGCTACGGCCGAACGCCGACTTCGCCATCGATTTCCACACCGGAGCCACCGGCTTTAGTGCCAGTGCCTTCAATCTCGGCGATATGAATATTCCGCAGGTCAAGGCGATGCTGGAACTCTTTCCCGTTACCCAGATCTTCAATAATCCGGTGTATCCGGTTGTTCTCCATAACGCTCTGATCGACGTGGGCATTCCTGCGTTCTGCTCAGAGATTGGCCCTGCTCGGGTACTCACTCCTGATATGATCGATCTGTTCGTTGAGGGTACGATGAACGTACTCAAACACCACGGTATCGTATCCGGCCCGATGGGCAAAACCGGCAAGGACGTGACTGTTTTCATTGGCAACAGTGGCTTCCCGATTATTGCGACCGAAGCCGGCTTCGTCGAGCCTCTGGTTAAGCTTCACGACAGGGTCAACCCTGGGCAGAAGGTCGCTATACAGCGCAACAGCTTTGGCGAGATTGTTGCCGAATATAAGAGCAGCGTCACGGGGGAAATCTTTGCACTGCGTACTGACATGACATCTGAGCCCGGCAATCCTCTGCTGTTTATTCTTTTCGAGAAGCCGACGCGGGAGGGCATGGAGTCTTATCCCGAGTAG
- a CDS encoding amino acid ABC transporter permease, translating into MSLQLDFPAVLERWPSFLAGAALTLELAFFATVLGALLGTLAAVGRGTHNSLIAGACKVYVETIRNTPLLVQIFLVYFGLASLGLKYSAFTVAVAALTINVGAYTAEIMRAGFEAIPRGQIEAAEGLALSRLQIYWHIILLPAIEKVYPALTSQFVLLMLASSVCSQISAEELTAVANYIQSDTYRAFETYIIVAVLYVILSLVMRAGFWGLGLVLFPRRRRLGTPL; encoded by the coding sequence ATGAGCCTCCAACTCGACTTTCCTGCAGTGCTGGAGCGTTGGCCAAGTTTCCTGGCCGGCGCCGCGCTCACTTTGGAGTTGGCATTCTTCGCGACCGTGCTCGGTGCCCTGCTCGGCACGCTTGCGGCGGTCGGGCGCGGCACGCACAATTCGCTGATCGCGGGCGCCTGCAAGGTCTATGTCGAGACCATCCGCAACACCCCGCTCTTGGTGCAGATCTTCCTGGTCTATTTCGGCCTCGCCAGCCTTGGCCTGAAGTACTCCGCCTTCACCGTGGCCGTGGCCGCGCTGACGATCAATGTCGGCGCCTATACCGCCGAGATCATGCGCGCCGGCTTCGAGGCGATCCCGCGCGGACAGATCGAGGCCGCCGAAGGGCTGGCGCTGTCACGCCTGCAGATCTACTGGCACATCATCCTGCTGCCGGCGATCGAGAAGGTCTATCCCGCGCTCACCAGCCAGTTCGTGCTGCTGATGCTGGCCTCCTCGGTCTGCTCGCAGATCTCGGCGGAGGAGCTCACCGCGGTCGCCAACTATATCCAATCGGACACCTATCGCGCGTTCGAGACCTACATCATCGTCGCCGTGCTCTACGTCATCCTGTCACTGGTGATGCGCGCCGGCTTCTGGGGCCTCGGCCTCGTGCTGTTTCCGCGCCGTCGCCGGCTCGGCACGCCGTTGTGA
- a CDS encoding IS5 family transposase (programmed frameshift), protein MRYELTDFEWSAIRSLLPNKPRGIPHVDDRRALNGIFWVLRSGAPWRDLPESYGPRTTCYNRFVRWRQAGVWDRIMDALAAGHDVAIRMIDTSVVRVHQHRACIADNDRQDMGRSRGGLTSKIHAVVDTNGLPVHLALTPGEAHDKRLCSVLLGALHPKSMLLADRGYDADWIRELARQQGAWANIPPKRNRKAPVCFSPYLYRARNLVERFFNKIKQCRRIATRYDKLAANYLAFIKLASIRFWLPANESAP, encoded by the exons ATGCGCTATGAACTCACAGACTTTGAATGGAGTGCCATCCGGTCGCTCCTTCCGAACAAGCCGCGTGGCATTCCCCATGTTGACGACCGGCGCGCGCTGAACGGGATCTTTTGGGTCTTACGCTCCGGTGCTCCGTGGCGCGATCTGCCGGAATCCTACGGTCCCCGCACCACTTGCTATAATCGCTTCGTTCGTTGGCGACAGGCTGGCGTGTGGGATCGGATCATGGATGCACTGGCTGCCGGTCATGATGTGGCGATACGGATGATCGATACCTCCGTCGTGCGCGTGCACCAGCACAGGGCCTGCATCGCGGACAACGATCGCCAAGATATGGGTCGCTCGCGAGGGGGCCTGACGAGCAAGATTCACGCAGTAGTGGATACCAATGGCCTGCCGGTGCATCTCGCCCTCACGCCGGGTGAGGCGCACGACAAGCGGCTGTGTTCGGTTCTTCTCGGCGCATTGCATCCAAAATCGATGTTACTCGCGGATCGTGGCTATGACGCAGACTGGATCAGGGAATTGGCCCGCCAGCAAG GTGCGTGGGCCAACATCCCGCCGAAGCGCAATCGCAAAGCCCCCGTCTGCTTCAGCCCGTATCTGTACCGCGCGCGCAACTTGGTCGAGCGGTTCTTCAACAAGATCAAGCAATGTCGGCGTATCGCAACCCGGTATGACAAGCTGGCAGCCAACTACCTGGCGTTTATCAAGCTCGCATCCATCCGCTTTTGGCTACCGGCTAATGAGTCCGCGCCCTAG
- a CDS encoding FadR/GntR family transcriptional regulator, with the protein MELKRVAEGEKGFEKVFAFLRERLLAGSLRPGDRLISERELATLLGVSRPIVREALRALTVLGIVEIRDRIGTVVTRPDVSVLNDFFTFALAQQADMLDDVMQARVAIECQAIRLACERANIADFERLQRALAKIGETIDEADAGGMADFDFHRAIVVASHSETLTVLHSSMAGLLTHSHRSRRELVQAFPSMKTYLIDDHRRIFEAVIARDPERADATLRKHFAIGDEYRRRAVVGDIDKTSASG; encoded by the coding sequence ATGGAACTCAAGCGGGTAGCCGAAGGCGAAAAAGGCTTCGAGAAGGTGTTCGCCTTCTTGCGCGAACGCCTGCTGGCGGGCTCGCTTAGGCCTGGCGACCGCCTGATCTCCGAGCGCGAGCTGGCGACCCTGCTCGGCGTCAGCCGGCCGATCGTGCGCGAGGCGCTGCGTGCCCTCACCGTGCTCGGCATCGTCGAGATCCGCGACCGCATCGGCACCGTGGTGACGCGGCCGGACGTCTCGGTGCTGAACGACTTCTTCACCTTCGCGCTCGCTCAGCAGGCGGACATGCTCGACGATGTCATGCAGGCGCGCGTCGCGATCGAATGCCAGGCGATCCGGCTCGCCTGCGAACGCGCCAACATCGCCGATTTCGAACGGCTCCAGCGCGCGCTGGCGAAGATCGGAGAGACCATCGACGAAGCGGACGCCGGGGGCATGGCCGACTTCGACTTCCATCGCGCCATCGTCGTCGCCTCGCATTCGGAGACGCTGACGGTGTTGCACAGCTCGATGGCGGGCCTTTTGACGCATTCGCATCGCAGCCGCCGCGAACTGGTGCAGGCTTTCCCTTCGATGAAGACCTATCTGATCGACGATCACCGCCGCATCTTCGAAGCTGTCATTGCGCGTGATCCGGAACGCGCGGATGCGACGCTGCGCAAGCATTTTGCCATCGGCGACGAATATCGGCGGCGTGCCGTGGTCGGCGACATCGACAAGACCAGCGCCTCAGGCTGA
- a CDS encoding GFA family protein: MPIEASCHCGEKVFEVTEPPSGLTRCTCTLCAKRGALWAYYKPAQFRLLSPADNVATYLWGSRTVKHHFCASCGCGTYSESPDWSTGKPDFDNPKVAVNARLFDDFDLEAVPVNVIDGRTLW; the protein is encoded by the coding sequence ATGCCGATCGAGGCAAGCTGTCATTGCGGTGAGAAGGTGTTCGAGGTGACGGAGCCGCCTTCGGGCCTGACGCGCTGCACATGCACGCTCTGCGCCAAGCGAGGCGCGCTGTGGGCCTATTACAAGCCGGCGCAGTTCCGCCTGCTGTCGCCCGCCGACAACGTCGCGACCTATCTCTGGGGCAGCCGCACCGTCAAACATCATTTCTGCGCGAGTTGCGGCTGCGGCACCTATTCGGAGTCGCCGGACTGGTCGACCGGCAAGCCCGATTTCGATAATCCCAAGGTGGCCGTGAATGCGCGCCTGTTCGACGATTTCGACCTGGAGGCCGTGCCGGTGAACGTGATCGACGGCCGGACTTTGTGGTGA